A region of the Gemmatimonadota bacterium genome:
CCGTATTTGCAGGCATGCTTTCTCCTTATATGGGTGATCCGCGTTGCGCGCTTGTGCGCGAGTGGTGTGACATCTTATTTGACAGCAGAAATTCGTGGCGCGTTCCATTGCGCATTTTATAAAAAAAAGGTCGTGAGATTAGTTCTCACGACCTTTTGACTTTGATTACTGCGCTCAATCGGTGATGATGTTTCTTGTCATTTCCAGTGGACGATTTATATTAATCAGGAAGCGATGACTCTCATAGAACTTTTCACTGAACGCGTTTTTTCTGCGTTTTCTTAAGGGTTGACGGATACGATGCGCTGGCTCGTATATTTTTTTGCTTCGTTATTGTTGGGCTTATCGACTTCTGTTGCTGCTTCTGGTGAAGTCGAAGTGACGCCTGTGGCGGCAGAGAGGTTATTTGTTCGGGAAGTGTTGCCGCTTTTGAAGACAAAGTGTTTTGCCTGTCACGGCGATGACCCTGACGATGTGCGAGCAGATCTGGATTTGAGATCGCGTGAAGGGATGCTCAAAGGCAGTGCATTTGGACCCGTGCTCGTGCCGGGTAGTCCTGACGAAAGCGCAATGTACATCGCCGTAAAGTGGGAAGACGGAGCACTCCAAATGCCACCCAAAGAGAATGATCGGCTTTCGGATGCACAGATTGAGGTGTGGCGAAAGTGGATCCTTGGGGGCGCACCATGGGTGGCTCAGGAGAAAATTCTTGAGTCTGACTCCTGGTCTGCCAAAGACGGTGTGACTGTAAAAACAAGCGACGGACTTTCCCGAGAATGGACGGAGCGTCGGTACAAACCCGAAGATCTCTGGGCTTTTGCGCCAGTGCAACGGTATTCTGTGCCGAATATAGAGGACGTGACGGGAGAAGACACGAAGAATCCGGTAGATGCCTTTGTCCACCAAAGATTGCAAGACGCGGGGATCACACCGGCTGGTCGAGCCGATAAACGCACGTTGATCAGGCGCGCGACCTTTGATCTGATAGGATTGCCGCCTACACCTGAGGAGATTGAGGCGTTTGTAAATGATGCGTCTGAAAAAGCTTTTGAGAAGGTTATTGATCGCTTGCTGAAGAGTCCTCAGTATGGTGAGCGATGGGGGCGAAACTGGCTGGACGTTGTGCGTTATGCCGATACAGCCGGGTATTCAAATGATTTTGAACGCCCCAATGCCTGGCGATACCGGGACTATGTCATTCGATCTTTCAACGCTGATAAGCCCTACAACCGGTTTGTTATTGAACAACTGGCGGGAGATGAATTTGAGCCCAACAATCCCGAAATGTTGATTGCCGTCGGGTACTTGCGGTCAGGGCCGTGGGAACAGACCGGAATGAGCGTAGCTGCTGAAACTCGTCAGCTTTTTCTCGACGATGTGACCAACAGTGTGGGTGAGACCTTTCTCTCGATTCCGTTGCGTTGTGCCAGGTGTCACGACCATAAAGTTGACCCCATTCCAACGCGAGACTACTATCGGATGCAGGCTGTCTTTGCACCCGTTCAGTTAGCCGAACGCGATGTGCCGTATTTGCCTGCAGAAAACCAGAACAGATTTGGAGTTGGACGACTGCGCATTGAAAGTTTGCTTCAAAATGCAATCGACAAACAGGCAGAGATTAGAAAAAAAGAAGAGGATGCAACACGGAAGTGGATGGAAGAACGAGGCATGAAATATCTGTCCAAAAGGGAAAGAAGCAAATTTCCGGACGACAAACGGTTGCCCCGGTTTATTGGATTGACGCACAAAGATTTGGGTACCCAAAAAGCGCTCGCCAAACAGGTTCAGCGTTTGAGTTGGAAAAAGGATCGCTACAAACCCATTGCGCTTAGCATTTACAACGGTCCACTTGTCACACTCAGAAATGTCAAATCACGGATGATGATGCCTGAGAATCTCGAGGGTGAACCCCAAAAAGTGCATATCCTCGGCGGGGGTTCGGTTTATGCGCCAACAGAGCCGGTTTCACCAGGTGTACTCTCTGCTGTTTACGGCTCAAATGCCGATCTGGAACCTTCTGCTTGGAATACCATTCCCGAAACAACGAATGGGCGACGATTGGCGCTCGCAAACTGGATTGCGAACTCAAACAATCCGCTGGCGACACGTTCGATTGTCAACCGCATCTGGCAATGGCATTTCGGGCATGGCATTGCTGGCAACAGCAATAACTTTGGCGTGATGGGCAAAAAACCTACGCATCCAGAATTGCTCGACTGGTTAACATTGTATTTTGTTGAGCACGGCTGGTCTTTCAAAACGATGCATCGGCTAATTATGAATTCGGAAACGTACCAGCGTGGGGAAAGTCCTCCTGATTGGAAAAAGGTGCAGAAAAAAGATCCGAGCAATAAACTGCTGTCCTATTTTTCACCACGTCGTTTGACCGCAGAAGAATTGCGCGATGGGATGCTGTTTGTTTCCGGTGAACTGAATCTGGAAATGGGCGGACTGCCGATTTTTCCCGAAATTAATATGGAAGTTGCCTTGCAGCCGCGCCATGTGATGGGTTCTGTTGCGCCTGCTCACCAGCCTTCGAGAGATCCGACGACGCGAAATCGGCGCACCGTTTATGCGTATCGATATCGCGGTCTGCCCGATCCAATGCTGGAAGTATTTAACCAGCCAACCGCAGATTTATCATGTGAACGGAGGACAACATCTACAATTACGCCCCAGGTATTTACGCTATTTAACAGTCAAAACAGTTATGACCGGGCTCTGGCAATGGCGCATCGGGTGGAAAAGGAAAGCGCATCTGAGGCTGACCAGATTGAGCGCGCATTTAAATTGGCTTGGGGGCGCGTGCCTACAGTGGAAGAATATCAGAAGGCGATCGGGTATTTAAAGAAAGCAGTCGTGTATCACCGCAAAAATCCGCCCGAGATTCAAACATATGCGACAGATGTCACGCGCAGGATGTTTGAAGAGATGACTGGCGAAGCATTTGAGTTTGTCGAAAAGCTGGATGTTTATGAAGACTATGTGCCCGATCTCAAACCATGGGATGTGCAGGCTGAGACACGGGCTTTGGCTGATTTGTGTCTGGTATTGTTTAATTCCAACGAATTTATCTATGTGTATTGAGGTGTAAAATGGATCGCAAACTCCAAAAACGGCTCAACTTGCTGGCAGCGCGTAACCTCAACCGGCGGGATTTTCTTTACGGGCTTGGCTCGAGTATTGGTTCTGTGGCATTGAGCCACCTGTTGATGCAAAACAATGCCTCTGCCAGCCAATCCAATCTGCTTGCTCCCAAACCCCAGATGGTACCTGCCAAAGCCAAATCATGCATTTTTTTAATGATGGAAGGCGGGCCGAGCCACATTGACACATTTGATCCCAAGTCGAAACTTCAAGATCTGCATCTGACAAAGTTTGGGCGGAAGGGTAAACAGTTTTCAGCGATGGCGAGTGGAAATCGGTACTATGTACAAAGTCCATTTAAGAGCCGAAAGGTAGGTCAGTCTGGCGCAGATATGTGCGAGCATTTTGTTCATTTGGCCGAGGTTGCCGATGAGATTTGTTTTTATCGAGGCTGCCAGGCAGAATCCGTGGATCATCCGACCGCGATGTACCACATCAATACGGGCAACAAATTCGGTGGTGACCCGGCGATGGGCGCCGGGGCGACATATGGGTTGCGCACTGACAATAAAAACCTGCCCGCGTTTATTGTTTTGCCCGAAGTGGCTTATCCTCAAGGGGGGGCTGCCAACTGGTCCAATGGTTTTCTACCGGTGCATTATCAGGGCACGCCGCTGCGATCTACTGGATCGCCTATTTTGGATATACACCCACCACCGCATATTAACCGCAAACATCAGAAAGAAAGCCTTTCTCTGCTCAAAGCGTTTAACAAATCCCATGCCAGACAACATCCCCAACACAACGAACTTTCGGC
Encoded here:
- a CDS encoding PSD1 and planctomycete cytochrome C domain-containing protein, which translates into the protein MRWLVYFFASLLLGLSTSVAASGEVEVTPVAAERLFVREVLPLLKTKCFACHGDDPDDVRADLDLRSREGMLKGSAFGPVLVPGSPDESAMYIAVKWEDGALQMPPKENDRLSDAQIEVWRKWILGGAPWVAQEKILESDSWSAKDGVTVKTSDGLSREWTERRYKPEDLWAFAPVQRYSVPNIEDVTGEDTKNPVDAFVHQRLQDAGITPAGRADKRTLIRRATFDLIGLPPTPEEIEAFVNDASEKAFEKVIDRLLKSPQYGERWGRNWLDVVRYADTAGYSNDFERPNAWRYRDYVIRSFNADKPYNRFVIEQLAGDEFEPNNPEMLIAVGYLRSGPWEQTGMSVAAETRQLFLDDVTNSVGETFLSIPLRCARCHDHKVDPIPTRDYYRMQAVFAPVQLAERDVPYLPAENQNRFGVGRLRIESLLQNAIDKQAEIRKKEEDATRKWMEERGMKYLSKRERSKFPDDKRLPRFIGLTHKDLGTQKALAKQVQRLSWKKDRYKPIALSIYNGPLVTLRNVKSRMMMPENLEGEPQKVHILGGGSVYAPTEPVSPGVLSAVYGSNADLEPSAWNTIPETTNGRRLALANWIANSNNPLATRSIVNRIWQWHFGHGIAGNSNNFGVMGKKPTHPELLDWLTLYFVEHGWSFKTMHRLIMNSETYQRGESPPDWKKVQKKDPSNKLLSYFSPRRLTAEELRDGMLFVSGELNLEMGGLPIFPEINMEVALQPRHVMGSVAPAHQPSRDPTTRNRRTVYAYRYRGLPDPMLEVFNQPTADLSCERRTTSTITPQVFTLFNSQNSYDRALAMAHRVEKESASEADQIERAFKLAWGRVPTVEEYQKAIGYLKKAVVYHRKNPPEIQTYATDVTRRMFEEMTGEAFEFVEKLDVYEDYVPDLKPWDVQAETRALADLCLVLFNSNEFIYVY
- a CDS encoding DUF1501 domain-containing protein — encoded protein: MDRKLQKRLNLLAARNLNRRDFLYGLGSSIGSVALSHLLMQNNASASQSNLLAPKPQMVPAKAKSCIFLMMEGGPSHIDTFDPKSKLQDLHLTKFGRKGKQFSAMASGNRYYVQSPFKSRKVGQSGADMCEHFVHLAEVADEICFYRGCQAESVDHPTAMYHINTGNKFGGDPAMGAGATYGLRTDNKNLPAFIVLPEVAYPQGGAANWSNGFLPVHYQGTPLRSTGSPILDIHPPPHINRKHQKESLSLLKAFNKSHARQHPQHNELSARMASYELAFRMQMEVPGIIDVDGESEKVKALYGVGEETTDAFGRKCLLARRLVERGVRFVQIYSGGWDSHDYLARAHGSLIRSIDKPIAGLITDLKQRGMLEETLIIWCGEFGRSPDNGLRGGGVAYGRDHNPTAMPMWFAGGGVNAGQVIGATDEIGEKAVGVVHPIQDVHVTILRLLGLDDNKLTYFYAGRYMQLSQTGGSVIEELIG